The Episyrphus balteatus chromosome 3, idEpiBalt1.1, whole genome shotgun sequence genome segment ttataaaaaaaaaaattatctcttaTTAAACATTCGCTGGACTATACTCTTGTAGTGATCTTCATCTCGTTTCCAATTTTCCTTAGTGCGATTATACAATGCCATAAATTCCTTTTTATCCCGAATATTATCGACTTTGTCTAATGTTGCCAGAACTTTATCATACGCTTTAACATTAGAATAAGCTAGAGCTCGCCGATAAAGAGCCTTTTCAACATCTTTAATCTCATCTGGAGACATGGAATTTACAAATTCCGTCAAACACAAAACATCTTCAAAGCGTTGCTCTTGTAACAAGCACGCAGCTATATTCGTTTGTAAGGTTTGCAACAAGACTTTCATATCAGTTCCATCCAATTCATTTGATTCCTTTGCCAACACATCAAATGGCTTGAATGATATCAAGCATTTTGCAGCTCGACAAAAGTATTCATGTGCAAATTTTGGATAAGTCTTAAACATTTCAACTCCATTGGCACGGTATTTTTGTGCCAAATCATATATTTCCTTGACATTGAGTTGAAATAGATATTTCGTGGGTGAAATAGCAATGAGAGAGATTTCAAAGTTAATTGGTTCGCCAGATTTGGATTTAATCTGACATTGACTGGCCTCTCCAAGCAACATGTTTTGTACGAGGATTTCAATGTAGCAATCAACGGGAGTTACTGCAGATCCCATTTCCAAATCGAATTCATCAATTTGTCGCAAATAGGAACTTTGTCGATCTTCGAGACTAGaaatgtttgatatttttaccCGGCAAATAGATAAAGTTGTGGGTTTATGTAATTTCACAAATTTTATTGCaaggatttttttgtatagtccTCTTTTAGAATCTTTCCATTCATTTCCAATTGCCCAATCCATTgtggaaatttttgtttaattaaaattgaaattggttaaaatttttaaaggtttttgttgtaaacaaaaatgtgacagattaaaattatttaacagaGTAACTAGATGGGCCCGATTGTAATAGTATAAATTATGGAATATGGAAATGTAGAACTTGATTAATGCTGATAAGGTAGTTCGTAAACTTTAGTCAGGGTTTGCATTCGTCGATTTTTGAAGTTAAAGCCGTACGcaggaaaaaattttatctctcatacaaaatttttaatgggaaagattttattttaaatatttttttaagtagaacGCAGTTCTACACCGAAGGGtggcggtagcggtacgggtagttgtatgaaaaaaattccaaactggaacaACAAAATTCAGCAGTGgaaattttttcttacaattacCTGTACATCTACCGCATATACCTTTCGATGTGGCCAAGCCTagaaaggcttggccacaccggagggtatgcggtagcggtacgggtagatgtaacggtacttgtatgaaaaaaattccaaactgacatatcaacgttcagatgtggaatttttttcatacaaatatcgttaccgctacccgtacctctaccgcataccctccggtgtggccaagcctgaAGGGTGcaagcggtacgggtaattgtatgaaacaaattccaaactgacacatcaacgttcagatgtggaattttttttaatacaaatatagttaccgctacccgtaccgctaccgcataccctccgatGTGGCCAAGAATTTAATCTGGCGACAAAATTgtgacaagaaaaaataaataatacaaaattcaaacaaaattaaaggcttggccacactggagggtatgtggtagcggtacgggtagcggtaacgatatttgtattaaaaaaaattccaaatctgaacgttgatatgtcagtttggaatttttttcatacaaataccgttacctctacccgtaccgctatcgcataccctccggtgtggccaaaccTTAAAGTGGACTGTTTGATAAAATACGTGGAAAGGaaagacaaaataaataaaactcagaatcaaatcaaaaacaaaaaaaaaaattgaatttaatttaatttgaaagattaaaaaaattatgttaattaATAGAACTTACTTTAATTTctcaagcctagtacgcaggTCGCAggtctcatacaaattttttctcgggacaaattttttgataattacaaaaaatgtattaataatAGTTTTAAGCTATACGGAAAAAACTGCGAACTAAAGTTGGTGCAACATTCGCTTAAGGTGCCAATGATTGGgtacccaactaacatttcagcttcggttaaggtattacaaaagctacatttcagcttcttttaaactttagtaaggttgttgggcatggaaaaaggagaacgttatacatgtttgaccctctataagaagtttaaacgaaGCTCTACCAAAGCtctgagatttgacagatagcttcggaagagcttgtatacctctttaatacatgtcttatcgaaattaaaaaaacagctacaaaatcaaaaaagaattattttttaacaggtttttatttgattttaaatcatgaattttatcttttgatctgaaattatatatatttttccattagtttttagtatatctattgataataattttaaaagtatacaattttttaccacacccaggaattgAACTTCATATCTGCTTGGTGGCAGTTcgccactctacccactcggccatcctagtatattcattaatgaagtcaaaaacttaatcagttcaaatagcgaaatgtcaaaacaaaaaaatgtccgagctaaattattcaatgtcaaaaccatagaggaaggaatacctagagagccgactcgtaccccccttacctaaaacacccgcaaatttaatttcagataatctctcttattgttctcttgttttcctatctgtgaatacgtgtgaaaggtacaattcgtttaataccttcctttcaccagtggatgtcctcacaaactttgaatttaaacatgattttggtttgtacatgaacttgaatagctcaaatagctcactccagacacccacctttcaataaatatgtacagaaataaaaaaaaaggttcgtgttttgaatttattatattatttttttatgaattaattcctctactgagcacttaaattgtttttaattgttttgagcccaactccacagttgaatgtgttggtgccatttaaaatgcacgggaaaactaccacatataagcactgtggagtttttcctctcattgcagtttgtagggtggaagagaaaaaccaaccgaagtcgcgtctctaggtattccttcctctatggtcaaaaccaaaaagtgtcatagctagattattcaatatcaaaaccaaaaatcaaatactaaacttggtaatttctgtaaagcttctataaattcattaagcaggcttttccgaaaacaagcttttttcgtttaagtttctttaacagtatttaaacaacttattagaagttgttaaacaagttcgaacttttATAAGccattaaattctgaagcaagctcaatacaagctgtatagaAAGTAGTAGGTACCTgtgagatctcaatttatagaagctgttgtgctagttgggtagTTTACCCTAGGTAATTTctccaacttcaaaattttgcgcaggattaaaaaatgttttgtaccCATGTTACACTTTGGCTTGCATAAGGTCTAATCTAATCTAAGGCTTAATTACGCAAGTCAACCATTTTGGAAAGAATGGAGGTCTGCTGCTTGAGACTACCTAGAAGTGTTTAGAGGAAGCCTTTCAAATTTTAGTTAAAGAAAAGGCCTTCTTTTAAGACCTTTTTAAACCGTTCTAAGGAAGCCTCGTATTTTCAAGTGAAAGAAGGCCTCTATAAGCCCTGTTTCAAGAAGTTCTTTTAAGTATGCAATGCTTTTATCTTTTAAGTatgctacatttttttttttaagtatgcaatgttttttcttaaaagtatgcaatttttctAGTACATTCGAAAAAAACATTGGATTTCAATGTGAAGTATCAagtacccaagtaacaattttacttgcataaggtccattttcttcgattcggcaagctatagtttgtataagtttagtttaaggcttacttacgcaaatcatccatcttggaaacaaaggaggtctccttaaggccaTCTGGAAGTgttaagaagaagccttgtaaatataagttaaagaagaccttcataagacctgtttgaaaagttttaaagaagccttctattttcaagtgacagaaggctttcataagacctgttccaagaggttcttgtaagtatgcaatgttttcatctctcaagtatgcaatgtttttcaccaataagtatgcaaagcttttatcctgcagatatgcaatgtttataacactttagaaaaaaacattgcatttataTGTGAGGTTTtaattagctccctttttgccactcatctttaatattcgagtatggtctactggtaaggtgctggcttggtatacGTGCCAgcacgtgggatcgattcctggcggggctatttgtgaaataaaaaaaatgtgttctttttcaattaaaataaattcttcccatttcagaacgacaggaaaagcattgacatgaccaaaaaagaagaaaaaaacaaaatagaaaaaaattaaaagaaaaaaaaaatcaacaaaatcttttttttttattcataaattcaacatcttataacaacctccataaggcattataacatccaatgcaaatgatagtttccttagcgaagctatagtttccctaaaatgtttcattgttttgtaaaaaggcctgcataaggtcgttttacgctgttcgtcacaagctattagcttgtggattgcctgtggaggaaggtcttggggaaattcggtaatgtgcgccaaaatgatttgcataagacttgtCCTTCTTCTTTAACAAGTCAAAAATAGTTTGCATTGAACAttacccaactagcacaacggcttctataaattgaaatctcgcaggttctactttgtatacagcttgtattgagcttgcttcagaatttaactgcttatagaaattcggacttgtttaacaacttctaataagttgtttaaatactattaaagaaacttaaacgaagaaagcttgtttttcttattagcctgtttaatgaatttatagaagctttacagaaattaccaagttttgtatttgatttttggttttgatattaaataatctagctcggacactttttggttttgacattgaataatttagctcggacatttttttgctatttgaactgattaagtttttgatttcattaatgaatatactaggatagccgagtgggtagagtggtggactaccaccaagcagatacgaagttcgattcctggatgtgataaaaaaaattatatacttttataattattatcaatagatatactaaaaactaatggaatgttatatataatatcagatcaaaagataaaattcatgatttaaaaccagttaaaaaagaattcttttttgtttttgtactttttttttttaatttcgataagacatgtattaaagagctatacaagctcttccgaagctatctgtcaaatctcaaagcttctgtagagcttcggtaaagcttcgtttaagatccttatagagggtcaaatttgtataacgttctcctttttccatgcccaacaaccttactaaagtttaaaagaagctaaaatgtagcttttgtaataccttaaccgaagctgaaatgttagttgggtatgcaagttaaattgttacttggaATGTTTTTGctgactttggagactttaaaatttttcattttgctcAAGGCTTAAGCCCAGTaagctgctgatgcgaaacaaaAATTTCCATAGACTTTGagagatttcaaaatttttcgtttcgcttcagcagcgtactaggctttagaacaaaaaaaaattcgttcaagattccgttgttctatttttgtatgGCTGTGCGTGGCAACACAGTGTTATGCCAAATCATGTTCCATTTGACATTTTATaggaaaacgtaaaaaaaagaggaaaatcatCAGCCCTTTTGCCTATACAAACTGACTAGTTAGgcaattgaaaaatcaccgtgtagtcAGGCactatggaaaatttcgtttcgcctcAGCTGAGTACAAGAATACTTAAGTCCTGTTCCTATCGGAGGTGACAAAATACTACTAGttgtttactagcgattttcaatggaacgcactttcaacgaattcaatacaaatcgtgtCTACTTGGAAAGAAGAGCATGCGTATAGGTCAAGTAGTAAAAgaactcatgagtaaactaccacttCCAATGGAACGGAGCCTTAAACATTCGCTGACTATCTGCTTAAATTCTCAACAGTGTAACGTATGCCCAAACCAATTACAACTATTGTACTAGATTAAAAACaagttaaattttgtgtttacaccTTAATATCGATTTTCCATTTTCAACCAATCAAATTCAAGAAAAGTAGGCGTCGTTGCCAAGTTCTAGATAGTATAAATAGAAGCGATAGAAAATTTTCTATTCATTCGAAATCAGTTTGGGAAGCTTCATAGCTGGCTGCTTGGACTGTGAAAAACTTAGAATTAATTTCTTTCTAATTTATAcatatttgtgtgaaaaaatctaaaaaaaaacttcaatcaaAATGGTAAGTttcattaattattttaaaaatttttaattatttgtttattcaattttctttgaaaaattcatgaatggaaaacttattaaaaaaaaatggcgacgtGTTTGAATTTAATTGGTGACGCCATCGTCGgctttttattgattttctcaaatacTTTTATTCGAATTTAAAAACTTCCAAATGATCTTTTTCTTTACAATTTATGTGTTAGTTTGATTAATTAGTATTTGAAATtactttttcatcaattaattgATTTATCCTCTAGAAATTTTCTTTCATGTatcactaatttttttatattttcaattcaaaatgatttttttacaatacatttttcattaatttaatgattaatgtaaattttctcgaatttttacttaaaaaaagatgaaaattgcCGGCAGATGTTCTTCAGTCGGCCATTTTCTCTTCGTCACGCCGCAcccattttttttctactacttTTTTCATTCTTGATGACTTCATTCATTTCCTGTTCACAATTTTGTTAATGTGACGTcataaaacaacttttttctttctttccttTTATTTCAACAGCGTGAATGTATCTCTATCCATGTTGGTCAAGCTGGTGTCCAAATCGGTAACGCCTGCTGGGAGTTGTACTGTTTGGAACATGGCATCCAACCTGACGGTCAAATGCCATCAGACAAGACCGTCGGCGGAGGTGATGACTCATTCAACACCTTCTTCAGCGAAACTGGTGCCGGCAAGCATGTTCCCCGTGCTGTTTTCGTCGATTTGGAACCCACTGTCGTCGATGAAGTCCGTACCGGAACCTACCGCCAATTGTTCCATCCCGAACAATTGATTACTGGCAAGGAAGACGCTGCCAACAACTATGCCCGTGGTCATTACACAATTGGCAAGGAAATTGTCGATTTGGTTTTGGACCGCATCCGTAAATTGGCTGATCAATGTACCGGACTTCAAGGTTTCCTCATCTTCCACTCGTTCGGTGGTGGTACTGGCTCCGGATTCACCTCCCTCTTGATGGAACGTTTGTCTGTCGATTATGGAAAGAAGTCTAAGTTGGAATTCGCCATCTATCCAGCCCCACAAGTATCGACTGCTGTTGTTGAACCCTACAACTCGATTTTGACTACCCACACTACATTGGAACATTCCGATTGCGCTTTCATGGTCGACAATGAAGCCATCTATGACATTTGCCGCAGGAACTTGGACATTGAACGACCAACCTACACCAACTTGAATCGTTTGATCGGCCAGATTGTGTCATCCATCACCGCTTCATTGCGTTTCGATGGTGCCTTGAATGTCGATTTGACTGAATTCCAAACTAACTTGGTGCCCTACCCACGTATCCATTTCCCACTGGTTACCTATGCTCCAGTCATCTCTGCCGAGAAGGCCTACCACGAGCAATTGTCTGTTGCCGAAATTACTAATGCCTGTTTCGAGCCAGCCAACCAGATGGTCAAGTGCGATCCTCGTCATGGTAAATACATGGCTTGTTGCATGTTGTACCGTGGTGATGTTGTCCCCAAGGATGTCAATgctgctattgctaccattaAGACAAAGCGTACCATTCAATTTGTTGATTGGTGTCCAACTGGTTTCAAGGTTGGTATCAACTACCAGCCCCCAACTGTTGTACCTGGCGGTGATTTGGCCAAGGTTCAACGTGCCGTGTGCATGTTGTCCAACACAACAGCTATTGCTGAGGCATGGGCTCGTCTTGATCATAAGTTTGATTTGATGTATGCCAAGCGTGCTTTTGTGCACTGGTATGTGGGTGAGGGTATGGAAGAAGGTGAATTCTCTGAGGCTCGTGAGGATTTGGCTGCCCTCGAGAAGGATTACGAGGAAGTTGGTATGGATTCTGGAGATGGTGAGGGCGAGGGTGCTGAGGAATATTAAGTTATTTCATTGCAAACAAAATTACCTACGAAAAttcactagaaaaaaaaaaagtgaagaagaCACCCAAGAGTCTTTGTTTTTCGAATCACAGACATgagattgaaattgaaataaaagatcaataatttcaacttaaaaatatgtttttgtatttattaattttataggGAAAATGGTTTTGGATTGTTCTAGATTGGAATGGAATTTGGATTAGGGCCACATGAATCAACTTGGTACAATCGAGTTGAATCGATGCATCTAATTTGTTTTCAgttgaaggctttcaaaggaaAAAGCGACTGCAACTGCATGACTATCGAGTCAACTCGATTGTTACAAGTTACGTAATGGCACCCTCTTGTTTCTTGAAATGTTTGTTCAATGTGCTTCAATAATCGTGGCTTCGCGTGGATCGTCTCGtatatttctttaatttatttatttactaaaaatgCATTTCCCAAAATGTCAAGAGCAATGCTTTGAAACCGTTAAATGGGTATTGATATTTTTCGAAGGAAAAGGGTTTTGGGTTAACAAAGTTCTTAATTAGTTTGCTAACTATGTGGCAGACGGTACTGGCTTATTTGTTTAGATATTTGATAGACCAGCAAGGCACGCGAATATTGTTGGTACTCATTTTTACTGCCGGGATAATGGGGACATTGATAAATCTTCTATTAATCCAAATCAATTCTCTATTATCGATTATATTCGACCTCCAGAAGAGTCGCCGCAAATAGAGTTGATAGTAAAATTAGGATGGTATAATAAAATTAGCATAATGTATGTTTGTCTCAAAGTCTAACAAAAATTGCTGTGGAATCTAAAAAGCATTTATGATTAATTGTTTAATCAATTTAAGTAAAAtgagtaaaaagaaaaatttctttCCAACGGTTGCGGTCGCATTGTTTCTTGAAAGAAAATGAGTACATACATATCTCGAGTCGCtttctaattttgtttgttgttgtttcgatTGTGCATTGTACTAGTTAATTATAGAACTTTCTATAGGGTCGATGAACGGCGGAAAATCGTCACAGCTGTGGTGGTATTAAATGTGCTATGGGTTAAAATATGAATGCATAATGCATTATACCAACTGTAGGGGGTGGGAATTTCTATATTTGAATATATAATTGGGAATTACATAGCTATGTATAATACACATGCtacatttatattgattttgatgTATGTATAACTAGGGCGTTTACTCGATGATATTGATAAAAAGAATCCATAACTTTAACtaaagttttgattttgtttaaatgaagAAGAGGAAGACAATACAAATTAATGAATGTAGTACCTATCGCTGTAAAGATTTGATCATTACAGATATAATTTTGATCCaagttttagaattttgttgGATTTGGTTCTCATTGCTCATTCAATTTTATCATcagaacattttgttttttttttcacatgaatcgattaaaattatcattaacCAGTTTGTAGAAAAGGCGAATACCTAAGTACCTTCATTTTTTCGCCTTATTCAACatgttatttgtaaaaaaaacatccagAGTTTGCAGTGGAAACTACATGGATACATTGTTTTTTCTTGAGCCGActatagtaaaaaataaaacaatcgtATCAAGAGAAATACCTATGAGTTTaacctaaaattttattatggtttatTAGTATGACTTGATAGATATTTTGAGTTAATTATTTAATAGCTGAAACACATGAACAAGAACATGTtccaaatatacatacatacatattgaTGTAGGTACATACAGAATTCAAAcgccttctttttttttttttaatatagtgTAGGTTAACGGCCAACGCTTGAATGTGACTTGGCTGACactggtttatatttttatgtataaGTATACATAGCCAAGTCAAAAATGGAACTCAGGCCATCTGTTAATTTAAAAGCTAATaaaatttaagacaaaaatgcaatttctatcttaatacaaattttcagtttggacaacaaatgaaattttattttattgcattttcaTTTAGAATTTAGCTCTTGAACCATTTTTATATCTCTATCGGTCTGTTAGGTATACTGTTGACATAGATATAACTAAAATTGTCTATGTATTGCTTCCATCTGATTTTGGTTTGCTACCTTAAATAATTCTGCTTGAtgatttaatcaattttttttttgtatgtctaCAACTATACTGCATCCTACAATACGCAAGACAGCTCAAACCGCAAGGAAATGGAAACTGTAGGCTATATGCGGCAAAATTATCGACCAGAAagctatatatattttttcatgacCAAACAAGGGGCGTTTCATTCCATGTAGTCATAGTGATGTTGATGACTAATAAAATGATGCAGTGTAGGCTTTAATATAATTCAAGATTCAACCCATTACATCATAATAAAGACATTTGTtttacatacaaataaaaaaaaattgaggactAGAGTGAAAGTGGTAGGtatttcaaagttttaatttagatgcctatacaattttcaaactcaaataaatatcaaaatactGTTGATGGGTATGACTTGAAAACGAATTTGAATTAGCTATTTTAATATAAACGCAACACGGTTATAACACAATACATGTAAAATTTAGGAACTTGGGTACaacttaataaattttatagaaaTGATGACTTAGGTACACattactaaaatttaaaaaaaattcgaattccaGGAATTAAGGCGccctttatttattattttagtatGTAAGTATTTTCTAAAGCATCAGTAGGTATCTAAAAGAGCCTTAATTCTTCGACATAAAGGGtacctaaaaaattttaaggttaATAATTTTTGCTCTCACATTTTTTCCCAATCATCAATTGAAAGCAGAAAACGGGAAGAAGAGcgaggaggggggggggggggtagaCTTGAAGGAACAATAAAATGTAAAGAAGACATTTTgatgttattaatttttgtgctgcacaatattttttttttgtgatgcttaataaaatgttaaaaagacattttgattttattcatttttgtgatGCACCCTCGAATTTTtgtctaatgtcgttttctttcactccaatatGAGAGTACCCTTTCAGTACTTATTTTTGAAGGGTTtctgttctttgacgccacaaaagtgtaaaaaaaaattactccggagtaattttagtaggCAAATTCTCTCATGTCAATCCGAAAGACCTCCGACCTATCAGCTTATCATCATTCCTTCTTAAAACCTTAGAACGAATGATTGATATCCACTTGCGTAATGTCATAGATCCCAATCTTATATCTACAGCACAACACGCTTATTGTAAAGGGAAATCGGTTGAAACAGCACTACATACTGTAGTGCGCACTATTGAATATTCCCTCCATCACAAAGAGTTCACCTTAGTTGCATTTCTTGATATTGAAGGCGCGTTCAACAACGTCAGCAACATAGCAATCACAAATGCACTGAAGAACCTTAAAGTAGATAGCTCACTGAGCGAGCTAATAGACCTTatgctgaaaagcagaattattaacTCAACTCTAGGAGATTCCTCAGCAAGAAGATCTGTTAGTAGAGGTACACCACAAGGAGGGGTACTCCTGTGGAACTTAGTGGTTAACAAACTACTAGTCAATCTAGAAGTAGATGGTTTCAAAGTGATTGCATACGCTGACGACGTCGCCATTGCTGTATCAGGAAAacatctccatactataatagaactaatgcaaactgctctcaataagctactaaaatgggcaacaaactgtggattgggggtaaatcctaaaaaaacagaactggtcctctttacaaagaaatataaaattccacaactagaCCCCCCCTCTTAATGGAgttccacttaattttgccagcgaagccaaatacctgggtcttattttagatagcaaattaaactggaaaaccaacatatagggaataaatggggataaatggggactatctcctaaaataactcattggctatacactgcggtcatcagacctattctcacttacgggatagcagtttggtggactgctctggaaaaagtaacatacCGCGACAAGTTAAGCAAAGTCCAACGTTCAGCCTGCATGTGCATCAGCGGAGCTCTCCGTTCGACACCTTCCGCCGCTCTTGATATATTACTCAATCTTCCACCCATAGATATATTCAGCAAGCAGGTGGCCGCGAGCACTGCTATAAGACTCCAAGCCATCTCTCAATGGACCAATAACTCCATTGGTcacacaaatattctgaattcattcggatcaatccata includes the following:
- the LOC129915936 gene encoding uncharacterized protein LOC129915936; this encodes MDWAIGNEWKDSKRGLYKKILAIKFVKLHKPTTLSICRVKISNISSLEDRQSSYLRQIDEFDLEMGSAVTPVDCYIEILVQNMLLGEASQCQIKSKSGEPINFEISLIAISPTKYLFQLNVKEIYDLAQKYRANGVEMFKTYPKFAHEYFCRAAKCLISFKPFDVLAKESNELDGTDMKVLLQTLQTNIAACLLQEQRFEDVLCLTEFVNSMSPDEIKDVEKALYRRALAYSNVKAYDKVLATLDKVDNIRDKKEFMALYNRTKENWKRDEDHYKSIVQRMFNKR
- the LOC129915937 gene encoding tubulin alpha-1 chain, producing MRECISIHVGQAGVQIGNACWELYCLEHGIQPDGQMPSDKTVGGGDDSFNTFFSETGAGKHVPRAVFVDLEPTVVDEVRTGTYRQLFHPEQLITGKEDAANNYARGHYTIGKEIVDLVLDRIRKLADQCTGLQGFLIFHSFGGGTGSGFTSLLMERLSVDYGKKSKLEFAIYPAPQVSTAVVEPYNSILTTHTTLEHSDCAFMVDNEAIYDICRRNLDIERPTYTNLNRLIGQIVSSITASLRFDGALNVDLTEFQTNLVPYPRIHFPLVTYAPVISAEKAYHEQLSVAEITNACFEPANQMVKCDPRHGKYMACCMLYRGDVVPKDVNAAIATIKTKRTIQFVDWCPTGFKVGINYQPPTVVPGGDLAKVQRAVCMLSNTTAIAEAWARLDHKFDLMYAKRAFVHWYVGEGMEEGEFSEAREDLAALEKDYEEVGMDSGDGEGEGAEEY